From the Phyllopteryx taeniolatus isolate TA_2022b chromosome 20, UOR_Ptae_1.2, whole genome shotgun sequence genome, one window contains:
- the LOC133470432 gene encoding adhesion G-protein coupled receptor G4-like isoform X4 codes for MTTLEEGLPSPLILMMRPVPILLSTFVSRTTRSESAFLQVLWLFYLGASPLTAFGYFLGDTKAVLHGCEDHWTLQQSASVPLLFQMSVCLDVRVLAPGAWVAFSYSSVHDPRPELGLEGDEGALYGWLLGVRHRFPVSLAPARWHRVCLRRDVPGNSFSLELAGRLVAKRTVIARAVTPSGSLWLGCRPRRRAAGAATAGRVEVYMFRVWADLGRHGPCEDGTVIGWNARFWGVTSPRARQTDRDLSCAQTTEFESYLATPPVSMSADIRHQREPPSVTVTPSGHGEKPSLSSPNPSATTSPGAESISDVATSLDVTGSTSTITTAAPTLAPPTVHTPAGHISSSTRTPPARSHKSNHTTTGSLPPSANNALENNVTAVTSLKPFIKDTSPSNRTTTSATSDSNVTTHYKGFTHLTSDTTVSDRTQTLRPSANNTLDNKVTIGSAITPLIKDIAQYSLMTPSSTSDYNVTTHKSFTHLLRNVTTDLLRPFANHTLEYNVTKVSAIRALIEHTSKYNPSTPSLTSLHNGTTHYKTTTNDTTAHNTTTSDLLLPFANSTLEYNVSPVTPDIKDTSPRNLTAPSTTSIHNVTTHKSFTRLPNDAAMYNTTTDRLLTSANNTLEYKVSTITPFSKDTSPYSLSKSSTSLDKVTTHKVMKNDTTVYNITATSTTLTDTKELNVTPLSTVTPLVKDTPRNSLTIPSATSVDDVSTRKVFPNNTTVYNVRAADTSRPADNRTTYLLETTISTITPLIKDTARNSLTTPSATSVDRKSTHKTFTRLVSDATLDNVTASRNESGILPLIKDTSQNNFTPPSAQSVNNVTTHYNTFSPTADRTMQNNETTDTVLVKSTATFTTTTSDDTQLDNVRANHYATAADSYTERDVSTAARNPTGRVSVAARHNATAAEENKHPSWYNATTSGDVTPPNDRTATELASEALDQISSNNRDDTSTASARNHPQHRVDLSTTAGISREPLARASTTVTATTTETRQSQAIGMTSTSSSGTKTNREQQADKLVEETRSASQLNSSQVAQLVAELQKLLDAPGVSQALAEKVVRIVSNLMDADPLALAASADRIIGAVEDLGLKLLVSDTSAVLSSRSLVLAVRKVDGGDFPEMSVDIFNTDDVQMNVAHGSGKSESTVASVYLPSSITEGLSGDEHKQVDRVQFTFYSKPVLFQDNTLSIQTVVSPVLACSVSNVSVSNLSDNIQFTIGNRRPAHSDYEAVCAFWDVARNGGSGGWSSAGCSAVSATSWATTCACNHLTAFAILLDLSRGGINDPRQAQILTFITYIGCGVSAIFLAATLLTYLSFAKLLRDVPAKILVQLCSSLLLLDLAYLLDGWLAQYPARGLCIGAAFFLHYFLLTSFTWAGLEALHMYLSIVRVFTPYLSRYMLKFSLIGWGVPVVVVVAVISADKDNYGLVTYGRDPDATSGDFCWLRSDAAFYAGVVAYFLLIFASCLLVFGVVMAQLRRIKRQNPHNQSPHRGAAADLRSVAGLLALLGLAWGFALFAWGPLHLPFVYLFTVLNSLQGFFVFVFHCACKENVRRQWRTFLCCGRLRLAENSEWSRTAAREKRKLSVTTLGASARQLASRSSSVGSGSTASVGSVFADSGLSEGSSGDVVLNELYRQTVTF; via the exons atgACGACTTTAGAAGAAGGCCTCCCGTCCCCTCTCATTCTGATGATGCGgcctgtcccaatacttttgtccacgtTTGTATCCAGGACTACGAGGAGTGAGAGCGCTTTCCTCCAAGTCCTCTGGCTTTTCTATTTGGGAGCTTCTCCACTCACAG CATTTGGTTACTTCCTGGGGGACACCAAGGCGGTCCTGCATGGGTGTGAGGACCACTGGACCCTGCAGCAGAGCGCCTCCGTGCCCTTGCTATTCCAGATGAGCGTGTGCCTGGACGTGCGAGTGCTTGCGCCCGGGGCCTGGGTGGCCTTCTCCTACAGCTCGGTCCACGACCCTAGGCCCGAGCTGGGCCTGGAGGGGGACGAGGGGGCGCTGTACGGGTGGCTGCTGGGGGTCCGGCACCGCTTCCCCGTCAGTCTGGCGCCGGCTCGGTGGCACAGGGTGTGCCTGAGGAGAGACGTGCCCGGAAACTCCTTCAGCCTGGAG CTGGCCGGACGGCTGGTGGCCAAGCGGACGGTGATCGCCCGGGCCGTGACGCCCTCGGGCTCGCTGTGGCTGGGGTGCCGGCCTCGGCGGCGAGCGGCCGGCGCGGCCACGGCGGGCCGGGTGGAGGTGTACATGTTCCGCGTGTGGGCCGACCTGGGCCGCCACGGCCCCTGCGAGGACGGCACCGTGATCGGCTGGAACGCTCGCTTCTGGGGCGTGACCAGCCCCAGGGCTCGGCAGACGGACCGCGACCTCTCGTGTG ctcaAACAACTGAATTTGAAAGCTATTTAGCCACTCCACCTG TTTCGATGTCTGCCGACATCCGCCATCAACGTGAGCCTCCGTCAGTCACAGTGACACCTAGTGGCCACGGGGAAAAACCTTCACTCAGCTCGCCAAATCCATCGGCGACGACATCTCCCGGTGCCGAATCGATAAGCGACGTGGCGACGTCATTGGACGTCACTGGCTCCACCTCCACCATCACCACCGCCGCTCCGACTTTAGCCCCGCCCACTGTCCACACCCCGGCCGGTCACATCTCAAGTAGCACGCGGACACCTCCCGCAAGGTCACACAAATCCAATCACACAACAACTGGCTCGTTACCACCATCTGCTAACAATGCACTTGAGAACAATGTGACTGCAGTAACTTCACTGAAACCCTTCATCAAAGACACGTCACCATCCAACCGAACTACAACATCCGCTACATCTGACTCCAACGTAACGACACACTACAAAGGATTTACACATCTTACAAGTGACACAACAGTGTCCGACAGAACTCAAACATTACGACCGTCTGCTAACAACACCCTTGACAACAAAGTTACTATAGGAAGTGCGATAACTCCCCTCATCAAAGACATTGCACAGTACAGCCTAATGACGCCGTCCTCCACATCTGACTACAATGTAACGACACACAAATCTTTTACACATCTCTTACGCAACGTCACAACTGACCTGTTACGACCATTTGCTAACCACACACTGGAGTACAATGTAACTAAAGTGAGCGCAATAAGAGCCCTCATTGAACACACGTCAAAATACAACCCAAGTACACCTTCCCTGACATCACTCCACAATGGAACTACACACTACAAAACAACCACAAATGACACAACAGcgcacaacacaacaacatctGACTTGCTACTACCATTTGCTAACAGCACACTTGAGTACAATGTAAGCCCAGTAACGCCGGACATCAAAGACACGTCACCGCGCAACCTGACTGCACCTTCCACGACATCAATCCACAATGTAACTACACACAAATCTTTTACACGTCTTCCAAATGACGCAGCAATGTACAATACGACAACTGACAGATTATTAACATCTGCCAACAACACACTTGAGTACAAAGTAAGTACAATAACACCCTTCAGCAAAGACACATCACCATACAGCCTAAGTAAGTCCTCCACATCACTCGACAAAGTAACTACACACAAAGTGATGAAAAACGACACAACAGTGTACAACATCACAGCAACCAGCACAACACTCACTGACACAAAAGAACTCAATGTGACTCCACTAAGTACAGTAACACCCCTCGTCAAAGACACGCCACGAAACAGCCTAACGATACCTTCGGCTACATCCGTTGACGATGTTTCTACACGCAAAGTATTTCCAAATAACACAACAGTGTACAACGTTAGAGCAGCCGACACATCAAGACCCGCTGACAATCGCACAACGTACCTCCTTGAAACTACAATAAGTACGATAACACCCCTCATCAAAGACACGGCACGAAACAGCCTAACGACACCTTCGGCTACATCCGTTGACAGGAAAAgtacacacaaaacatttacacGTCTTGTAAGTGACGCAACTTTAGACAACGTCACGGCGTCGCGCAATGAAAGTGGGATATTACCTCTCATCAAAGACACGTCACAAAACAATTTCACTCCACCGTCCGCTCAATCAGTCAACAATGTAACGACACACTACAACACGTTTTCACCCACGGCCGATCGCACGATGCAGAACAATGAAACTACAGACACCGTCCTCGTAAAAAGCACGGCGACATTTACGACAACAACTTCCGATGACACGCAACTAGACAACGTACGCGCCAACCATTACGCCACCGCCGCCGACAGCTACACCGAGCGTGACGTCTCCACAGCTGCACGAAACCCAACGGGGCGCGTAAGCGTCGCCGCGCGTCACAACGCGACCGCTGCCGAGGAAAACAAACATCCCAGTTGGTACAACGCGACGACATCCGGCGACGTAACACCACCGAACGACCGCACCGCCACTGAACTCGCAAGTGAAGCGCTTGACCAGATATCATCCAACAATCGCGACGACACGTCCACGGCATCTGCACGCAATCATCCCCAACACCGGGTGGATTTAAGTACAACAGCTGGAATCTCCCGCGAACCTTTAGCTCGAGCTTCTACCACCGTGACCGCAACTACAACGGAGACGCGTCAAAGTCAAG CAATCGGAATGACTTCCACGTCGTCTTCGGGCACGAAGACGAATCGGGAGCAGCAAGCGGACAAACTTGTGGAAGAAACCCGAAGTGCATCTCAGCTCAACTCCTCACAG GTGGCGCAGCTGGTGGCTGAGCTGCAGAAGCTTCTGGACGCTCCCGGCGTGTCTCAAGCGTTGGCCGAGAAAGTCGTCCGCATCGTCAGCAACCTGATGGACGCCGATCCCCTCGCCCTCGCCGCGTCCGCCGACAG GATCATCGGCGCCGTGGAGGACTTGGGCCTCAAGCTGCTCGTAAGCGACACCTCTGCGGTCCTCTCGTCCCGCTCGCTGGTTCTGGCCGTGCGCAAAGTGGACGGAGGCGACTTTCCAGAGATGTCGGTCGACATCTTCAACACCGACGATGTTCAG ATGAACGTTGCGCACGGGTCCGGGAAGTCCGAGTCCACCGTGGCTTCCGTGTACCTGCCGTCCTCCATCACAGAGGGCTTGAGCGGGGATGAGCACAAGCAGGTCGACAGGGTCCAGTTCACCTTCTACAGCAAACCCGTCCTCTTCCAG GACAACACGTTGAGCATTCAGACGGTGGTGAGTCCGGTGCTGGCGTGCAGCGTCAGCAACGTGTCCGTCAGCAACCTGAGCGACAACATTCAGTTCACCATCGGAAACCGCCGCCCCGCACAC AGTGACTACGAGGCTGTTTGCGCCTTTTGGGACGTCGCCAGGAACG GCGGCTCAGGTGGCTGGAGTTCGGCCGGCTGCTCCGCGGTGAGCGCCACGTCGTGGGCCACGACGTGCGCCTGCAACCATCTCACCGCCTTCGCGATACTGCTG GATCTGTCCAGAGGCGGGATAAATGACCCGCGCCAGGCCCAAATTCTCACCTTCATCACTTACATCGGCTGCGGCGTTTCGGCAATATTTCTGGCTGCCACCTTGTTGACGTACCTTTCATTTGC GAAGTTGCTGCGTGACGTTCCGGCCAAGATCCTGGTGCAGCTGTGCTCGTCCCTGCTGCTCCTCGACCTGGCGTACCTGCTGGACGGCTGGCTGGCGCAGTACCCGGCCCGCGGGCTTTGCATCGGCGCCGCCTTCTTCCTGCACTACTTCCTGCTCACCTCCTTCACGTGGGCGGGGCTGGAGGCCCTGCACATGTACCTGAGCATCGTGCGGGTCTTCACGCCGTACCTCAGCAGATACATGCTCAAGTTCTCGCTCATTGGCTGGG GGGTTCCGGTCGTGGTCGTGGTCGCGGTGATCTCGGCGGACAAAGACAATTACGGTCTGGTCACGTATGGACGCGACCCGGATGCCACCTCAGGTGACTT ctGCTGGCTGCGCAGCGACGCGGCCTTCTACGCCGGCGTGGTGGCCTACTTCCTGCTGATCTTCGCCTCGTGCCTGCTGGTCTTCGGCGTGGTCATGGCGCAGCTGCGGCGCATCAAGCGGCAGAACCCGCACAACCAGTCGCCGCATCGGGGCGCGGCGGCCGACCTGCGCAGCGTGGCCGGCCTGCTGGCGCTGCTCGGCCTGGCTTGGGGCTTTGCGTTGTTTGCCTGGGGGCCGCTCCACTTGCCCTTTGTCTACCTCTTCACCGTTTTGAACTCTCTGCAAG GtttctttgtctttgtgttcCACTGCGCCTGCAAGGAAAACGTCCGCAGGCAGTGGAGAACTTTCCTGTGCTGCGGgcgtctgcgattggctgaaaaCTCAG AATGGAGTCGGACGGCCGCTCGGGAGAAGAGGAAGTTGTCGGTGACCACGTTGGGCGCGTCGGCTCGCCAGCTGGCCTCTCGGAGCTCCTCCGTGGGCAGCGGCAGCACCGCCAGTGTTG GTTCGGTGTTCGCAGACAGCGGCCTGTCCGAGGGCTCGAGCGGTGACGTGGTCCTCAACGAGCTCTACAGACAGACGGTCACCTTTTGA
- the LOC133470432 gene encoding adhesion G-protein coupled receptor G4-like isoform X1 — MTTLEEGLPSPLILMMRPVPILLSTFVSRTTRSESAFLQVLWLFYLGASPLTAFGYFLGDTKAVLHGCEDHWTLQQSASVPLLFQMSVCLDVRVLAPGAWVAFSYSSVHDPRPELGLEGDEGALYGWLLGVRHRFPVSLAPARWHRVCLRRDVPGNSFSLELAGRLVAKRTVIARAVTPSGSLWLGCRPRRRAAGAATAGRVEVYMFRVWADLGRHGPCEDGTVIGWNARFWGVTSPRARQTDRDLSCAQTTEFESYLATPPVSMSADIRHQREPPSVTVTPSGHGEKPSLSSPNPSATTSPGAESISDVATSLDVTGSTSTITTAAPTLAPPTVHTPAGHISSSTRTPPARSHKSNHTTTGSLPPSANNALENNVTAVTSLKPFIKDTSPSNRTTTSATSDSNVTTHYKGFTHLTSDTTVSDRTQTLRPSANNTLDNKVTIGSAITPLIKDIAQYSLMTPSSTSDYNVTTHKSFTHLLRNVTTDLLRPFANHTLEYNVTKVSAIRALIEHTSKYNPSTPSLTSLHNGTTHYKTTTNDTTAHNTTTSDLLLPFANSTLEYNVSPVTPDIKDTSPRNLTAPSTTSIHNVTTHKSFTRLPNDAAMYNTTTDRLLTSANNTLEYKVSTITPFSKDTSPYSLSKSSTSLDKVTTHKVMKNDTTVYNITATSTTLTDTKELNVTPLSTVTPLVKDTPRNSLTIPSATSVDDVSTRKVFPNNTTVYNVRAADTSRPADNRTTYLLETTISTITPLIKDTARNSLTTPSATSVDRKSTHKTFTRLVSDATLDNVTASRNESGILPLIKDTSQNNFTPPSAQSVNNVTTHYNTFSPTADRTMQNNETTDTVLVKSTATFTTTTSDDTQLDNVRANHYATAADSYTERDVSTAARNPTGRVSVAARHNATAAEENKHPSWYNATTSGDVTPPNDRTATELASEALDQISSNNRDDTSTASARNHPQHRVDLSTTAGISREPLARASTTVTATTTETRQSQAIGMTSTSSSGTKTNREQQADKLVEETRSASQLNSSQVAQLVAELQKLLDAPGVSQALAEKVVRIVSNLMDADPLALAASADRIIGAVEDLGLKLLVSDTSAVLSSRSLVLAVRKVDGGDFPEMSVDIFNTDDVQMNVAHGSGKSESTVASVYLPSSITEGLSGDEHKQVDRVQFTFYSKPVLFQDNTLSIQTVVSPVLACSVSNVSVSNLSDNIQFTIGNRRPAHSDYEAVCAFWDVARNGGSGGWSSAGCSAVSATSWATTCACNHLTAFAILLDLSRGGINDPRQAQILTFITYIGCGVSAIFLAATLLTYLSFAKLLRDVPAKILVQLCSSLLLLDLAYLLDGWLAQYPARGLCIGAAFFLHYFLLTSFTWAGLEALHMYLSIVRVFTPYLSRYMLKFSLIGWGQHPNCPKCRSPPRRCFSRSCGLPAGVPVVVVVAVISADKDNYGLVTYGRDPDATSGDFCWLRSDAAFYAGVVAYFLLIFASCLLVFGVVMAQLRRIKRQNPHNQSPHRGAAADLRSVAGLLALLGLAWGFALFAWGPLHLPFVYLFTVLNSLQGFFVFVFHCACKENVRRQWRTFLCCGRLRLAENSEWSRTAAREKRKLSVTTLGASARQLASRSSSVGSGSTASVGSVFADSGLSEGSSGDVVLNELYRQTVTF; from the exons atgACGACTTTAGAAGAAGGCCTCCCGTCCCCTCTCATTCTGATGATGCGgcctgtcccaatacttttgtccacgtTTGTATCCAGGACTACGAGGAGTGAGAGCGCTTTCCTCCAAGTCCTCTGGCTTTTCTATTTGGGAGCTTCTCCACTCACAG CATTTGGTTACTTCCTGGGGGACACCAAGGCGGTCCTGCATGGGTGTGAGGACCACTGGACCCTGCAGCAGAGCGCCTCCGTGCCCTTGCTATTCCAGATGAGCGTGTGCCTGGACGTGCGAGTGCTTGCGCCCGGGGCCTGGGTGGCCTTCTCCTACAGCTCGGTCCACGACCCTAGGCCCGAGCTGGGCCTGGAGGGGGACGAGGGGGCGCTGTACGGGTGGCTGCTGGGGGTCCGGCACCGCTTCCCCGTCAGTCTGGCGCCGGCTCGGTGGCACAGGGTGTGCCTGAGGAGAGACGTGCCCGGAAACTCCTTCAGCCTGGAG CTGGCCGGACGGCTGGTGGCCAAGCGGACGGTGATCGCCCGGGCCGTGACGCCCTCGGGCTCGCTGTGGCTGGGGTGCCGGCCTCGGCGGCGAGCGGCCGGCGCGGCCACGGCGGGCCGGGTGGAGGTGTACATGTTCCGCGTGTGGGCCGACCTGGGCCGCCACGGCCCCTGCGAGGACGGCACCGTGATCGGCTGGAACGCTCGCTTCTGGGGCGTGACCAGCCCCAGGGCTCGGCAGACGGACCGCGACCTCTCGTGTG ctcaAACAACTGAATTTGAAAGCTATTTAGCCACTCCACCTG TTTCGATGTCTGCCGACATCCGCCATCAACGTGAGCCTCCGTCAGTCACAGTGACACCTAGTGGCCACGGGGAAAAACCTTCACTCAGCTCGCCAAATCCATCGGCGACGACATCTCCCGGTGCCGAATCGATAAGCGACGTGGCGACGTCATTGGACGTCACTGGCTCCACCTCCACCATCACCACCGCCGCTCCGACTTTAGCCCCGCCCACTGTCCACACCCCGGCCGGTCACATCTCAAGTAGCACGCGGACACCTCCCGCAAGGTCACACAAATCCAATCACACAACAACTGGCTCGTTACCACCATCTGCTAACAATGCACTTGAGAACAATGTGACTGCAGTAACTTCACTGAAACCCTTCATCAAAGACACGTCACCATCCAACCGAACTACAACATCCGCTACATCTGACTCCAACGTAACGACACACTACAAAGGATTTACACATCTTACAAGTGACACAACAGTGTCCGACAGAACTCAAACATTACGACCGTCTGCTAACAACACCCTTGACAACAAAGTTACTATAGGAAGTGCGATAACTCCCCTCATCAAAGACATTGCACAGTACAGCCTAATGACGCCGTCCTCCACATCTGACTACAATGTAACGACACACAAATCTTTTACACATCTCTTACGCAACGTCACAACTGACCTGTTACGACCATTTGCTAACCACACACTGGAGTACAATGTAACTAAAGTGAGCGCAATAAGAGCCCTCATTGAACACACGTCAAAATACAACCCAAGTACACCTTCCCTGACATCACTCCACAATGGAACTACACACTACAAAACAACCACAAATGACACAACAGcgcacaacacaacaacatctGACTTGCTACTACCATTTGCTAACAGCACACTTGAGTACAATGTAAGCCCAGTAACGCCGGACATCAAAGACACGTCACCGCGCAACCTGACTGCACCTTCCACGACATCAATCCACAATGTAACTACACACAAATCTTTTACACGTCTTCCAAATGACGCAGCAATGTACAATACGACAACTGACAGATTATTAACATCTGCCAACAACACACTTGAGTACAAAGTAAGTACAATAACACCCTTCAGCAAAGACACATCACCATACAGCCTAAGTAAGTCCTCCACATCACTCGACAAAGTAACTACACACAAAGTGATGAAAAACGACACAACAGTGTACAACATCACAGCAACCAGCACAACACTCACTGACACAAAAGAACTCAATGTGACTCCACTAAGTACAGTAACACCCCTCGTCAAAGACACGCCACGAAACAGCCTAACGATACCTTCGGCTACATCCGTTGACGATGTTTCTACACGCAAAGTATTTCCAAATAACACAACAGTGTACAACGTTAGAGCAGCCGACACATCAAGACCCGCTGACAATCGCACAACGTACCTCCTTGAAACTACAATAAGTACGATAACACCCCTCATCAAAGACACGGCACGAAACAGCCTAACGACACCTTCGGCTACATCCGTTGACAGGAAAAgtacacacaaaacatttacacGTCTTGTAAGTGACGCAACTTTAGACAACGTCACGGCGTCGCGCAATGAAAGTGGGATATTACCTCTCATCAAAGACACGTCACAAAACAATTTCACTCCACCGTCCGCTCAATCAGTCAACAATGTAACGACACACTACAACACGTTTTCACCCACGGCCGATCGCACGATGCAGAACAATGAAACTACAGACACCGTCCTCGTAAAAAGCACGGCGACATTTACGACAACAACTTCCGATGACACGCAACTAGACAACGTACGCGCCAACCATTACGCCACCGCCGCCGACAGCTACACCGAGCGTGACGTCTCCACAGCTGCACGAAACCCAACGGGGCGCGTAAGCGTCGCCGCGCGTCACAACGCGACCGCTGCCGAGGAAAACAAACATCCCAGTTGGTACAACGCGACGACATCCGGCGACGTAACACCACCGAACGACCGCACCGCCACTGAACTCGCAAGTGAAGCGCTTGACCAGATATCATCCAACAATCGCGACGACACGTCCACGGCATCTGCACGCAATCATCCCCAACACCGGGTGGATTTAAGTACAACAGCTGGAATCTCCCGCGAACCTTTAGCTCGAGCTTCTACCACCGTGACCGCAACTACAACGGAGACGCGTCAAAGTCAAG CAATCGGAATGACTTCCACGTCGTCTTCGGGCACGAAGACGAATCGGGAGCAGCAAGCGGACAAACTTGTGGAAGAAACCCGAAGTGCATCTCAGCTCAACTCCTCACAG GTGGCGCAGCTGGTGGCTGAGCTGCAGAAGCTTCTGGACGCTCCCGGCGTGTCTCAAGCGTTGGCCGAGAAAGTCGTCCGCATCGTCAGCAACCTGATGGACGCCGATCCCCTCGCCCTCGCCGCGTCCGCCGACAG GATCATCGGCGCCGTGGAGGACTTGGGCCTCAAGCTGCTCGTAAGCGACACCTCTGCGGTCCTCTCGTCCCGCTCGCTGGTTCTGGCCGTGCGCAAAGTGGACGGAGGCGACTTTCCAGAGATGTCGGTCGACATCTTCAACACCGACGATGTTCAG ATGAACGTTGCGCACGGGTCCGGGAAGTCCGAGTCCACCGTGGCTTCCGTGTACCTGCCGTCCTCCATCACAGAGGGCTTGAGCGGGGATGAGCACAAGCAGGTCGACAGGGTCCAGTTCACCTTCTACAGCAAACCCGTCCTCTTCCAG GACAACACGTTGAGCATTCAGACGGTGGTGAGTCCGGTGCTGGCGTGCAGCGTCAGCAACGTGTCCGTCAGCAACCTGAGCGACAACATTCAGTTCACCATCGGAAACCGCCGCCCCGCACAC AGTGACTACGAGGCTGTTTGCGCCTTTTGGGACGTCGCCAGGAACG GCGGCTCAGGTGGCTGGAGTTCGGCCGGCTGCTCCGCGGTGAGCGCCACGTCGTGGGCCACGACGTGCGCCTGCAACCATCTCACCGCCTTCGCGATACTGCTG GATCTGTCCAGAGGCGGGATAAATGACCCGCGCCAGGCCCAAATTCTCACCTTCATCACTTACATCGGCTGCGGCGTTTCGGCAATATTTCTGGCTGCCACCTTGTTGACGTACCTTTCATTTGC GAAGTTGCTGCGTGACGTTCCGGCCAAGATCCTGGTGCAGCTGTGCTCGTCCCTGCTGCTCCTCGACCTGGCGTACCTGCTGGACGGCTGGCTGGCGCAGTACCCGGCCCGCGGGCTTTGCATCGGCGCCGCCTTCTTCCTGCACTACTTCCTGCTCACCTCCTTCACGTGGGCGGGGCTGGAGGCCCTGCACATGTACCTGAGCATCGTGCGGGTCTTCACGCCGTACCTCAGCAGATACATGCTCAAGTTCTCGCTCATTGGCTGGGGTCAGCACccgaattgtccaaaatgtcgcAGTCCTCCTCGAAGATGTTTTTCACGGTCGTGTGGATTGCCGGCAGGGGTTCCGGTCGTGGTCGTGGTCGCGGTGATCTCGGCGGACAAAGACAATTACGGTCTGGTCACGTATGGACGCGACCCGGATGCCACCTCAGGTGACTT ctGCTGGCTGCGCAGCGACGCGGCCTTCTACGCCGGCGTGGTGGCCTACTTCCTGCTGATCTTCGCCTCGTGCCTGCTGGTCTTCGGCGTGGTCATGGCGCAGCTGCGGCGCATCAAGCGGCAGAACCCGCACAACCAGTCGCCGCATCGGGGCGCGGCGGCCGACCTGCGCAGCGTGGCCGGCCTGCTGGCGCTGCTCGGCCTGGCTTGGGGCTTTGCGTTGTTTGCCTGGGGGCCGCTCCACTTGCCCTTTGTCTACCTCTTCACCGTTTTGAACTCTCTGCAAG GtttctttgtctttgtgttcCACTGCGCCTGCAAGGAAAACGTCCGCAGGCAGTGGAGAACTTTCCTGTGCTGCGGgcgtctgcgattggctgaaaaCTCAG AATGGAGTCGGACGGCCGCTCGGGAGAAGAGGAAGTTGTCGGTGACCACGTTGGGCGCGTCGGCTCGCCAGCTGGCCTCTCGGAGCTCCTCCGTGGGCAGCGGCAGCACCGCCAGTGTTG GTTCGGTGTTCGCAGACAGCGGCCTGTCCGAGGGCTCGAGCGGTGACGTGGTCCTCAACGAGCTCTACAGACAGACGGTCACCTTTTGA